A window of the Bdellovibrio sp. ZAP7 genome harbors these coding sequences:
- a CDS encoding methyltransferase yields the protein MSKIDFNPDGPFPLIDEEAHTYLEAQEHSVVVDEWLGFKTAEVEQALLKSQDYNVQADENIPVNFWRGLPVQALQTPYTEIRFILELLKPQDGQHIVDLGCGYGRMAFVVGKHYPGVKFTGYELVAERVDEGNRILKKFAYPLAAIKTQDLTDPQFVPVLADYYFIFDFGSAPAVDKTLEDLRKIAQKHSIQVVARGRYIRHRIFQSHPWLSEINEPQVFDHFTIFRS from the coding sequence TTGAGCAAGATTGATTTCAACCCTGACGGGCCCTTTCCACTGATCGACGAAGAAGCGCACACGTACCTGGAAGCACAGGAACATTCGGTTGTCGTCGATGAGTGGCTGGGATTTAAAACCGCCGAAGTTGAGCAAGCCTTGCTCAAGTCCCAGGACTACAATGTTCAAGCGGATGAAAACATCCCGGTGAATTTTTGGCGAGGACTTCCAGTTCAGGCTCTGCAGACTCCTTACACTGAAATACGTTTTATTTTAGAACTATTGAAACCTCAAGACGGCCAGCACATCGTGGATCTTGGATGTGGGTATGGTCGCATGGCGTTTGTGGTGGGCAAACATTATCCCGGAGTGAAATTCACCGGGTACGAACTGGTGGCCGAGCGCGTGGATGAAGGCAATCGAATCTTAAAAAAATTCGCTTACCCTCTGGCGGCTATTAAAACCCAAGATCTGACGGATCCCCAGTTTGTACCGGTTCTTGCAGACTACTATTTTATTTTTGACTTCGGAAGCGCACCTGCGGTCGACAAAACCTTGGAAGACTTAAGGAAGATCGCCCAAAAGCACAGCATCCAAGTTGTGGCACGAGGACGTTACATCCGCCACCGTATTTTTCAATCCCATCCTTGGCTTTCTGAAATAAACGAGCCTCAAGTCTTTGATCATTTCACAATCTTTAGGTCTTAG
- a CDS encoding VOC family protein, with protein MENFIQRPEALNRWYEEKLHLHRDLNGGFMEEHFQENEDLPETTIFRIQNLAPLIGSLAEAGVRIIDYVDENERGKFAWIYDPDGHKVALWQPWDESQSLVDLPEPE; from the coding sequence ATGGAAAACTTCATTCAAAGACCCGAAGCATTGAACCGTTGGTACGAAGAAAAACTTCATCTTCACCGTGATCTCAACGGCGGCTTTATGGAAGAGCATTTTCAGGAGAATGAAGACCTGCCGGAAACTACAATATTTCGCATTCAAAATCTGGCGCCCCTAATCGGATCCCTAGCGGAAGCCGGTGTTCGCATCATCGACTATGTCGATGAAAATGAACGCGGAAAATTCGCGTGGATTTACGATCCCGATGGACACAAAGTCGCTCTGTGGCAGCCATGGGATGAGTCGCAAAGCCTGGTGGATCTACCGGAGCCCGAATAA
- a CDS encoding C1 family peptidase, with the protein MTFVIRTLFFTAALLCSVYVKDAKAEETILTHLQTPVKDQERRNTCAYFAVSAAVESAFKTLTGEDYDISEEFEIFRHKIINAWRPEVEFGNTYDIMASLQNDLYLYEEDQLPYQKESLDFTKPFNAGQMSFFDLRQKKIPKVSYRSLKFKEISKRHSSRSWSELAMEQIKQNRSVVITLNVAIPHINDAKGTFTMNKEIAEQCASGQIACAGHAVLLVGYNTERRAFMFKNSWGPKWGDRGYGYVTFDHVDEFSDQPLYAYFDKFTSPSVKRVNP; encoded by the coding sequence ATGACATTTGTGATCCGCACTCTCTTTTTCACGGCCGCGTTGCTGTGCTCGGTTTACGTCAAAGACGCCAAAGCCGAAGAAACTATTCTGACTCACTTGCAGACTCCGGTTAAGGACCAGGAAAGACGTAATACTTGCGCTTATTTTGCTGTCTCTGCGGCCGTGGAAAGTGCCTTTAAAACATTAACTGGTGAGGACTATGACATTTCCGAAGAATTCGAAATCTTCCGTCATAAAATCATCAATGCTTGGCGCCCGGAAGTTGAATTTGGAAACACTTACGACATTATGGCAAGCCTGCAAAACGACCTTTACCTTTATGAAGAAGACCAATTGCCGTATCAAAAAGAAAGCCTGGATTTCACCAAACCTTTCAATGCCGGTCAAATGTCCTTCTTTGATTTGCGCCAAAAGAAGATTCCAAAGGTCAGCTACAGAAGTTTGAAATTCAAAGAAATTTCCAAAAGACACTCCTCGCGTTCATGGTCCGAACTGGCGATGGAACAAATTAAACAAAACCGTTCTGTGGTTATTACTTTGAATGTTGCCATCCCTCATATCAACGACGCCAAAGGTACATTCACGATGAATAAAGAAATCGCTGAGCAATGCGCCAGTGGCCAAATTGCTTGCGCGGGTCACGCTGTCTTGCTAGTTGGGTACAACACGGAAAGACGCGCATTTATGTTCAAAAACTCGTGGGGACCAAAATGGGGTGACCGAGGTTACGGATACGTGACTTTCGACCATGTCGACGAGTTCTCAGATCAACCTCTGTACGCGTATTTTGACAAGTTTACGTCTCCTTCCGTGAAACGAGTAAATCCGTAA
- a CDS encoding HD domain-containing protein — protein MNQSQTSFDENKWFHLFKNKARVLYPSSDPAHDFLHIQRVVNTAKSLCEAEHGLWEVVMPAAFFHDFINVPKGDPRRPYASALSAEAAVEYLKSVDYPEQYLEDIRHAIEAHSYSANIKPTTLEAKIVQDADRLDSLGAIGIARCFATSSLMSRPFYSEEDPWAEKRDLDDKNYGIDHFYQKLFKLMDHLNTETAKKEAEHRVAFIKSYLAQIKREI, from the coding sequence ATGAATCAATCGCAAACTAGCTTTGACGAAAATAAATGGTTCCATCTCTTTAAGAATAAAGCCCGTGTGCTTTATCCCAGTTCCGATCCTGCACACGATTTCTTGCATATTCAACGCGTCGTCAATACCGCTAAAAGTTTATGTGAAGCTGAGCACGGTCTCTGGGAAGTGGTCATGCCAGCAGCGTTCTTTCATGACTTTATCAACGTGCCTAAAGGTGATCCCCGCCGACCCTATGCCTCGGCCCTTTCTGCTGAAGCAGCCGTCGAGTATCTTAAATCCGTGGATTATCCAGAACAGTACTTGGAAGATATTCGTCATGCGATTGAAGCCCACAGTTACAGTGCCAACATAAAGCCCACAACGCTCGAAGCTAAAATCGTTCAAGATGCCGATCGCCTGGACTCCCTGGGAGCCATAGGTATTGCCCGCTGTTTTGCAACGAGCTCGCTGATGAGCCGTCCTTTTTATTCTGAAGAAGACCCCTGGGCTGAAAAGCGTGATCTGGATGATAAAAACTATGGCATCGACCATTTCTATCAAAAACTCTTTAAATTGATGGACCACCTGAACACTGAGACCGCTAAAAAAGAAGCTGAACATCGGGTGGCCTTCATCAAGTCTTACCTGGCGCAGATTAAGCGCGAAATCTAG